Within the bacterium genome, the region ACGCAGCCGGTGTGGACGGCGCTGCTCGGAGGGTGGCTGATCCGCGAGCGGGTGAGTACGCGTAGTCTGGTGGCGGTGATCGGAGCTCTGGCGGGAATGGGACTGATTACGTTCTCGCGGCCCACCGAGAGCGCGCTGATCGGCAACATATTGGCGGTGGCGGCGGCGATTCTGGCTTCGCTCTATTCGCTGGCGGCGCGGAAACTGCGGCAGAGTACGCCCATTGTTTCGTTCATGATCGTGGTCAACGTTTCGAGTGCGATCTTCCTCGGGATTCTGGCGCTCATCTTCGACGTCAACCTGACGGACTACTCGGAGCGCACGTGGCTGGGGCTCGTGCTGCTCGGGTTGGTTCCCACCTTGATCGGGCATTCGCTCTTGACCTATGCCATCGGACATTTGAAAGCGTTCGTGGTGAACGCTTCGATTCTCGGCGAGCCGGTGGGTGCGACGCTCCTCGCGATTCTCTTCTTCAATGAGTATCCCACCGCGCAGACTCTCATGGGCGGCGCCGTGGTGATCGTGTGCATTTTGCTGATCGTCTTCGAGCGCGAAATTCCCGCGGCAGTGGAGCAGACGTAAAGATACACGATAGAATTTCGTGGTAGGGGCCGATTTATCGCGCCCTTTTCTTTAGGGGCGGCCCGGTGTGATTCGATTTGGCTGGTTGACTCCTGAGATCAATTTTGGTATCTTAACAATAGATATCTTCGGTCGAGGATTCATCCTTGCCCAATACCTTCTACGAGCGGACCCTACGCTGAAAAAGCGGCAAGGTGCGCTCGGTTCTTTTTGGTCGAGTGTTTAAACTTCCTTATGTATAGGAGTTAGGTGGGAAAGACCTATGAAGACACTTTACCGTTTCTTGACGGCGGGAATGCTGATGAGCGCTTCAGCATTCACTCCAGTAGCGAGCGCTCAACCTCCGGACACTCTTTGGACCCGGACATATGGGAGTGCGTCGGAGGAGGAGTGCAACGAGGTGATTCAAACGACCGATGGCGGATTTCTTTTGGTCGGATCCGCGGCCTCTAACATGTGGCTCGTGAAGACAAACGCCAACGGGGACTGGCTGTGGCACAGCACAAACGGGGGGGATCAAGCTGACGTTGGCGTAGCGGTGTTGCAGACCGGTGACAGCGAGTATCTGGTGGGCGGCACGACGAGTTCGTACGGAAATGGCTGGGAAGACTGGTGGATGGTCAAGGTCGAAGGGAGTGGGTACGTTCCCTGGCACCGTACGTTCGGGGATACCTTATCCGACATACTTCAAGATATACAGCCGACGGATGACGGTGGGTATGTACTGGCGGGCCTTAAGGTGTCCTATCCGAACGGGTATGACATGTGGGTGGTGAAGACGGATATGTGGGGGTATCCTGTGTGGGACCAGACTTTTGGCAGCGCAAACACTGAATGGGCCTTCGCCGTGGAGCAAACCAGTGATGGGGGGTATGTTGTGGCAGGATTAGCGAACAACGGGGCCAATGCTCTGCTGGTGAAGACGGACGCAAACGGGGACAGCCTCTGGAGCCGGATCTATGATTTAGGGAGACAATTCCGGTCCGTTCACCAAACCGGCGACGGTGGATTCATTCTCGCGGGGGTGACCAATTCGGCCGGCCAATCAGACTTCTGGTTACTCAAAACGAACTCGAATGGAGACCTCCAGTGGAGCCGGACCTACGGTGGCAGCGGGGATGATGTATGCTTTTCCATGCAGCCGACCGCCGATGGTGGGTATGTGCTCGCCGGGTGGACGGTATCTTTCGGGGCAGGCGGAAAGGACTGGTGGGTGGTCAAGACCGACGCCAATGGAGACAGTCTGTGGAGCCAAGCCTTCGGGGGTTTGAATCACGACGTATGCAACTCCGTTCAACAGACTGACGACGGCGGATATGTGCTGGCGGGATATACGAATTCATTCGGAGCCGGTGGCGCGGACATGTGGCTGGTAAGGCTGGAGACGGAGCTTGGAGCAGGAGAACCCGAGCGCGCAGCGGTTCGGCACTTTGAATTGCATGACGGCTATCCTAATCCGTTCAATGCCACGA harbors:
- a CDS encoding T9SS type A sorting domain-containing protein; this encodes MKTLYRFLTAGMLMSASAFTPVASAQPPDTLWTRTYGSASEEECNEVIQTTDGGFLLVGSAASNMWLVKTNANGDWLWHSTNGGDQADVGVAVLQTGDSEYLVGGTTSSYGNGWEDWWMVKVEGSGYVPWHRTFGDTLSDILQDIQPTDDGGYVLAGLKVSYPNGYDMWVVKTDMWGYPVWDQTFGSANTEWAFAVEQTSDGGYVVAGLANNGANALLVKTDANGDSLWSRIYDLGRQFRSVHQTGDGGFILAGVTNSAGQSDFWLLKTNSNGDLQWSRTYGGSGDDVCFSMQPTADGGYVLAGWTVSFGAGGKDWWVVKTDANGDSLWSQAFGGLNHDVCNSVQQTDDGGYVLAGYTNSFGAGGADMWLVRLETELGAGEPERAAVRHFELHDGYPNPFNATITISFDVPKTSAVKLEVFDVTGRRVAVLADGVYAAGEHRYVFDASGLPSGVYLYRLQAEGFAQTKKMVLLK
- a CDS encoding DMT family transporter, whose amino-acid sequence is MNSTGRARFSLLPAVLSVSTSSIFVRYAAAPPLGAAFWRSAVAGVALLFAFLFPAYRREFRAISWGRIGTIALATIIISLHQICFITSLSYTSIAASTFLTSTQPVWTALLGGWLIRERVSTRSLVAVIGALAGMGLITFSRPTESALIGNILAVAAAILASLYSLAARKLRQSTPIVSFMIVVNVSSAIFLGILALIFDVNLTDYSERTWLGLVLLGLVPTLIGHSLLTYAIGHLKAFVVNASILGEPVGATLLAILFFNEYPTAQTLMGGAVVIVCILLIVFEREIPAAVEQT